GCGCAGGTAGGCAAGGAAGGTCCGCTCATTGGCGAGCTGCGTGCGGTCTGCCGCCAGGTAGTCGCGCAGGATGAGGCTGTCTGGAGGAACGTCATCGTAGGGCGTCTTCGCCATTGCCGTCACCACCAAGGTCTGCTTGTGTCTTGCTCTGAGTTGCGTTCTGCCGGAAGGGGAAGGACAAGGCAGAGGGATTGCCTCAGCCGCCGTGGCGTCCGAGGACCTTGTGCAGGAAGTGGCCCGTGTGCGAGGCTTTGTTCTTCGCGACCTCTTCGGGCGTCCCGGCAGCCACAACCTGTCCCCCACCTCTGCCGCCTTCGGGGCCGAGGTCAATCACCCAGTCGGCTCTGCGGATCACATCGAGGTTGTGCTCGATCACCAGCACGGTGTTGCCCGCATCCACTAGCCGGTTGAGGACCTCCATCAGCTTCTCGATGTCGGCGAAGTGCAGGCCGGTGGTCGGCTCGTCGAGGATGTACAGCGTCTGCCCGGTACCGATCTTGGATAGCTCCCGCGCGAGCTTCACCCGCTGAGCTTCTCCGCCGGAGAGCGTCGTCGCCGACTGCCCCAGCGTAAGGTAGTCGAGGCCGACCTCCTTGAGGGTGCGCAGGACGCGCTCAATCTGCGGGAGGTTCTGCATCAGGTCGAGGGCTTCGGAGATGGTGAGGTTCAGCACGTCGGCGATGTTCTTGCCCTTGTAGTGAACCTGCAGCGTCTCACGGTCGTAGCGCGTGCCGCCGCACTGGTCGCAGGGGACGTACACGTCCGGCAGGAAGTGCATCTCGATCTTCACCACGCCGTCGCCCTGACAGGCTTCGCAGCGTCCGCCGCGCACATTGAAGCTGAACCGGCCCGGCTTGTAGCCCCGGACCTTCGCTTCGGGTGTCGAGGCGAAGAGCGTGCGAAGGTGGGCGAAGACTCCCGAGTAGGTGGCGGGATTCGAGCGTGGTGTGCGGCCAATCGGGCTCTGGTCGATGTTGACGATCTTGTCGATGTGCTCGACGCCGAGGATCGACTTGTGCGCCCCGACGCGCTCCGTCGAGTTGTACAGCCTCTTGCGGAGCGCCGCATACAGCACGTCGTGTACCAGCGTGCTCTTGCCCGACCCGGAGACCCCTGTCACACACACCAGGGACCCCAGCGGGATCTTGACGTTCACGTCTCTGAGGTTGTGTTCGGAGGCTCCGCGGATCTCCAGGCACCGACCGTTGCCGGGCCGACGAACCTCGGGCAAGGGCATCTCCAGCTCGCCGGTGAGGTAGCGGCCGGTGATGGACTTGCGGCTGGCCTTCATCCCCGCCACATCGCCCGCGTAGATGACCTCACCACCACGAACTCCGGCACCCGGTCCGAACTCCACCACGTAGTCGGCGGCCTCGATCGTCATGGGATCGTGCTCAACGACCAGCACCGTGTTGCCCAGATCGCGCAGGTCGATCACCATCTGCAACAGCCGGTCGTGATCGCGCAGATGCAGACCGATGCTGGGCTCGTCGAGGATGTACAGCACACCGGCGAGGCCGGAGCCCATCTGCGTGGCAAGGCGGATCCGCTGGGCCTCGCCGCCGGAGAGACTCGGGGCCGCACGGTCGAGGGTCAGGTAGCCGACGCCGACCTGCTTCATGAAGCTGAGCCGCGCTCGCACCTCGTGGAGCAACTCGGCGGCAATCACACCGCCGGTGTTGCCCAGGTCCAACTGCTCGAAAAACTCGAGTGCGCTCTCGACATCGAGAGCCGTTACCTCGGCCAGGTTGCGCCCGTCGATGAGCACCGACAGCGCCTCCTGACGCAGTCGAGTGCCATGACACTCGGGGCAGGTCACCTGGGCGTAGAAGCGGCTGTAGAAATCGCGACCGGCCTTCGAGCGTGTCTCCTTGCGCCTGCGTTCGCTGGCCGGGATGAGCCCCTCGAAGGCCTTCGTGTAGCTGTACTCGTGGCCCCCGCGGGTGACGTAGGAGAAGTCGATCTTGTCCTCACCGGAGCCGTAGAGAACCACCTGGCGTGCCTGCTCGGAGAGCTCGCGCCAGGGCGTCTTGAGGTCGAAGCCGTAGTGCTTGGCCAGCCCACGCAGCAGGTGCTCGACGTGCGGCGTTCGGGCGTGGCCGAGAATCTCCAGCGCGCCGTTCAGTAGTGACTGGTTGGGATCGGCAACGAACAGCTCAGGGGCGATGTCCTCGCGCGTCCCCAGGCCGCCGCAGCTCGGGCACATTCCCATCGGGCTGTTGAAGGAGAACATTCCCGGGGTCATCGGCGGGAAGGTGATGCCGCAGGTCGGGCAGGCGAAGCGGGTCGAGAAGATCATGTCCTCGCCGCCCAGGACGTTGATGATCGTGGTATCGTCGCCCTCGGACAGCGCCAACTCGACGGAATCGGCCAGACGCGAGTGCACGTTGGCATCGACGACCAGGCGGTCAATGACGATCTCCAGCTCGTGTCCGTCGCCCTTGAGGTCGACGCCCTCGGAGAGGTCGACGACTTCGCCGTCGATCCGCGCCCGAATGTATCCCGCGCGACGAGCCGCCCGCAGAGCGTCACGCTGCTTGGTCTCGGCCGACAGCGG
This genomic interval from Armatimonadia bacterium contains the following:
- the uvrA gene encoding excinuclease ABC subunit UvrA; the protein is MAHESIRVYGAREHNLKDVSLELPRDALVVFCGVSGSGKSSMAFDTIYAEGQRRYVESLSTHARQVLGVMARPQVDHIDGLSPAIAIDQKSASSNPRSTVATITEIHHYLRVLYARLGRPHCYQCGQEIAAYTVQQIVDRVLALPEGTRLLVLAPLSAETKQRDALRAARRAGYIRARIDGEVVDLSEGVDLKGDGHELEIVIDRLVVDANVHSRLADSVELALSEGDDTTIINVLGGEDMIFSTRFACPTCGITFPPMTPGMFSFNSPMGMCPSCGGLGTREDIAPELFVADPNQSLLNGALEILGHARTPHVEHLLRGLAKHYGFDLKTPWRELSEQARQVVLYGSGEDKIDFSYVTRGGHEYSYTKAFEGLIPASERRRKETRSKAGRDFYSRFYAQVTCPECHGTRLRQEALSVLIDGRNLAEVTALDVESALEFFEQLDLGNTGGVIAAELLHEVRARLSFMKQVGVGYLTLDRAAPSLSGGEAQRIRLATQMGSGLAGVLYILDEPSIGLHLRDHDRLLQMVIDLRDLGNTVLVVEHDPMTIEAADYVVEFGPGAGVRGGEVIYAGDVAGMKASRKSITGRYLTGELEMPLPEVRRPGNGRCLEIRGASEHNLRDVNVKIPLGSLVCVTGVSGSGKSTLVHDVLYAALRKRLYNSTERVGAHKSILGVEHIDKIVNIDQSPIGRTPRSNPATYSGVFAHLRTLFASTPEAKVRGYKPGRFSFNVRGGRCEACQGDGVVKIEMHFLPDVYVPCDQCGGTRYDRETLQVHYKGKNIADVLNLTISEALDLMQNLPQIERVLRTLKEVGLDYLTLGQSATTLSGGEAQRVKLARELSKIGTGQTLYILDEPTTGLHFADIEKLMEVLNRLVDAGNTVLVIEHNLDVIRRADWVIDLGPEGGRGGGQVVAAGTPEEVAKNKASHTGHFLHKVLGRHGG